The following nucleotide sequence is from Achromobacter spanius.
TGCAGCGCATGGTCGACGCGGCCCAGGTCAGCGAACCCATGCGCAACCGGCTGCGGTTTTCCATCATGCAATGGGTCGATGCGCTGTCGCCGTCGAACTTCCTGGCCTTGAATCCGGACGCCCAGCAATCCATTGTGGAAAGCGCCGGTCGCGCCCTGAACGAAGGCCTGGCCAACCTGTTGGGCGACGTCAAGAAAGGCCGCATCACCCAAACCGACGAATCGCAATTCGAGATCGGCCGCAACGTGGCGGTGACGCCCGGCGAAGTGGTGTTCGAAAACAAGCTGTTCCAACTGATCCAATACGCGCCCTCGACGGCCACGGTGCACGAGCGCCCGCTGGTGATCGTGCCGCCGAACATCAACAAGTTCTACATCCTGGATCTGCAGCCCGAGAATTCCTTCGTGCGCTATGCGGTCGAGCAGGGCTACACGGTGTTCCTGATTTCGTGGCGCAACCCGGTGGCCAGTGATGACGACGGGGTGGACCGCGCCACCTGGACCGATTACCTGGACGACGCTGTGCTGCAAGCGCTGCGCGTGGCCAGCGGCATCACCAAGCAGCCCAAGGTCAACGCGCTGGGCTTCTGCGTGGGCGGCACGATGCTGGCCTCGGCGCTGGCGCTGGCCGAGGCGCGTGGCGAACACCCGGTGGCCTCGCTGACCTTGCTGACCTCGCTGCTGGACTTCCACGACACCGGCATCCTGAACGTCTTTGTCGACGAAGCCCATGCGCTGCTGCGCGATCATCAGCTTGGCAACGGCGGGCTGATGCCCGGCCGCGACCTGGCCACCACGTTCTCGTTCCTGCGGCCCAATGAGCTGGTCTGGAACTACGTGGTCGGCAACTACCTGAAGGGCCAGAAGCCGCCGCCGTTCGACCTGCTGTTCTGGAATGGCGACAGCACCAATCTGCCGGGCCCGTTCTTCTCCTGGTATTTCCGCAATACCTATCTTGAGAACAATCTGAAAGTGCCGGGCCGCGCGCAAGCCGCCGGCATGCCGCTGGACCTGACGCGCCTGACCATGCCGGCCTATATTTTCGGCTCGCGTGAAGACCACATCGTGCCGTGGGTGTCGGCCTATGCGTCCACGCAATTGCTGCGCGGACCCCAGCGTTTCGTGCTGGGGGCGTCGGGTCACATCGCGGGGGTGGTGAATCCGCCCGCCAAGAAGCGCCGCAGCTACTGGGTGGCCGACAAGCTGGGCCAGAAGGGCCATGAGATGCCGGGCGATCCAAATGCCTGGTTCGCGCAAGCCACGGAACAGGCCGGCAGTTGGTGGCCGGACTGGACGGCCTGGCTGGCGGACCATTCCGGCAAGCAGGTCAAGGCGCGTACAAAATTAGGCAATGCCAAGCACCAGCCGATCGAGCCGGCGCCTGGCAGGTATGTAAAGGTCAGGGCAGCCTGAAACCGCACGACGCGGTTTGCCCGGGATCAAGAAGAAAGTTAATCAACGAGGCGTCCGTCGCACACAGGAGGAAGTCCAATGAGCGGAAAACTGGCTTACGTAACAGGCGGGATGGGCGGTATCGGCACCTCTATTTGCCAGCGCTTGGCCAAGGATGGCTTTCGCGTCGTGGCAGGTTGCGGCCCCAGCCGCAACTACCAGCAATGGCTGGATGAGCAAGCTGCGCAGGGCTACACGTTCCACGCATCGGTGGGCAACGTATCGGACTGGGAATCCACGGTGAAGGCCTTCGAGAAGGTCACGGCCGAACTGGGCGGCGTCGACGTGCTGGTCAACAACGCGGGCATCACCCGCGATGGCCTGTTCCGCAAAATGAGCGCCGACGACTGGCGCGCGGTGATCGACACCAACCTGAACAGCCTGTTCAACGTGACCAAGCAGGTCATCGAGGGCATGGTTGAACGGCAGTGGGGCCGCATCATCAACATCAGCTCGGTAAACGGGCAGAAGGGCCAGTTCGGCCAGACCAACTATTCCACGGCCAAGGCCGGCATTCACGGCTTCACCATGGCGTTGGCGCAGGAAGTGGCCAGCAAGGGCGTCACGGTCAACACCATTTCGCCCGGCTACATCGGCACCGACATGGTTCGCGCCATCCGCCCCGAAGTGCTTGAAAAAATCGTGGCCACCATTCCGGTGCGCCGCCTGGGCACGCCCGAGGAAATCGCGTCGATGACGTCGTGGTTGGCATCGGACGAGTCCGGTTTTTCCACCGGAGCGGACTTCTCGCTCAACGGCGGCCTGCACATGGGCTGACGGCTAGCGGGCCGCCCCCGGCGGCCCAAGGCGCTGGAAGGCCTCGGGGAGAGGGCCTTCCGGCATTACACTCCACCTTATTCGAAGTCTTAGAGATCGCCCGATCCGGGGACACACATGACGCAAGCACAAACCGGCGCCAGCCTGCGCCTGATTAAAAAATATCCCAACCGTCGCCTATACGACACCCGGACCAGCACCTACATCACTCTGGCAGATGTCAAGCAACTGGTTCTGGCCAACGAAGAATTCCAGGTGGTCGACGCCAAGAGCGGTGAAGACCTGACGCGCAGCATCCTGCTGCAGATCATCCTGGAAGAAGAAAGCGGCGGCATGCCCATGTTCTCGTCGAACATGCTGTCGCAGATCATCCGTTTTTACGGACATGCCATGCAGGGCATCATGGGTTCTTACCTTGAGAAGAACATCCAGGCCTTCATGGAAATCCAGACGCGCATGGCGGAACAGTCCAAGGGGCTGTACGGCAGCCAGTTCGGACCGGAAGCCTGGACGCAGTTCATGAACGTGCAAACGCCCATGCTGCAAAACATGATGAACAACTACATCGACCAGAGCAAAAACCTGTTCGTGCAGATGCAAGACCAGATGCAGGACCAGACGCGCGCAATGTTCTCGACGTTCCCGTTCACGCCCGGCAGCACGCCGGGCCAGGGCCGCAAGTAAGCGTCGACAGGCCAGGGCGCATTCTCGCCCTTGGCTCCGCCAGCAGCCGGTATGGCATCTGCCTTGCCGGCTTTTTTGTGGCGGTTTTCTGCCTTGAGCAAACGCAATGAACTGATGCATTCCGGACCTTTCGGTTCAGGGTGATGTCAGTTTTTTTCGTTACATTAATGCAAACGGTTCTTGTTTATGTTTATCGAACCGCCATTCATTTGTGTCTCAAGGATTACCCACATGATCAAGAAAGCCTTGGCGCTGGCCATCGTCGCCCTGAGCGTGTCTGCCGCGAATGCGGCTGAATACCCCATCGGCAAGCCGGCAGAAAAGGGCGGCATGGAAATCGGCGCGGTGTACCTGCAGCCGATCGAAATGGATCCGCCCGGGATGATGCGTCCCGCCAAGGATTCGGATGTCCACCTTGAGGCTGATATCCACGCTACCGCGGGCAACAAGACCGGCTTTCCCGAAGGCGAGTGGGTGCCGTATCTGGTCGTGAATTTTGAAATCCAGAAGGTCGGCAGCCAGAACGTGCAGAAGGGCACCTTCATGCCCATGGTGGCCAACGACGGCCCGCACTATGGCGACAACGTCAAGCTGGAAGGCCCCGGCAAGTACAAGCTGAAGTACACGATCCTGCCGCCGTCCCAAAACAAGATGGCCCACTTCGGCCGCCACATCGACAAGGAAACCGGCGTGGGTCCGTGGTTCGAGCCCTTTGAACTGGACTACGAATTCGTCTACGCCGGCACCGGCAAGAAGGGCGGATATTGATCGTGCGCCGCCTGCATCGCCTGATTGCCGCCGGTTTGATCGGCCTGGCCAGCCTGGCTGGCATGGCGCCCGCGCAGGCGGCCGAACTGCCGACATTCACGCTCAGGTTCAAGCCGGACGGCACGTTCGAGCCGGCCACCCTGGAGGTGCCCGCCGGCCGTTTCAAGATTGAACTCATCAACGAAAGCAACGAGCCGGTGGAATTCGAGAGCATTCCATTGCGCAAGGAAAAAGTGTTGGGTCCGGGGGTGAAGTCCTTCGTGGTCATCACCATTTCCCGCCCTGGCGAATATCCCTTCTTTGATGACTTTCACCAAGCCGTGAAAGGCACCCTGGTCGTCAAGCCCAAGGAATAAGCGGTAGCTACACATGGAACAGGTTCTATTTATTGTCTGGCGTGAAAGCGTCGAAGCGTTGCTGGTGGTGGGTATCTTGTATACCTGGCTGCGCGCCACGCCCGAAGGCAAGCGCGGGCTGAACTACCTGTGGGGCGGTGTCGCGGCGGGCCTGGCGCTGGCGGTGGCCTTGGCGTTGGTGTTGCTGGGCGTGTCGTCCTGGCTTAGCGACGAAGGCCAGGAATGGTTTCAGGCCATCATGTCGCTGGCGGCCTGCGCGCTGGTCGTGCAGATGGTCGTGTGGATGAAAAAGCACGGGCGCACCTTGAAGAGCGAACTGGAAAGCGGCGCGCGCAGCTCGGTTGCCAACGACAACTGGTGGGGCCTGTTCGTGCTGGTGGCCATTGCCGTGGCGCGCGAAGGCAGCGAGACGGTGGTGTTCCTGTATGGCACCGTGTCGGCGGGCGAAGGCGGCAGCGACATGCTGATGCTGGCCCTGGCCGGCGTGGCCGGCTTTGCGGTGGCCTTGCTGACGTTCTGGCTGCTGCAACTTGGCGGCAAGCTGATTACGTGGCGCCGCTTCTTCCGCGTGACCGAAATCCTGTTGCTGCTGCTGGCCGGTTCGCTACTGGTGAGCGGCCTGGACCACCTGATTTCGCTGGACGTGCTGCCCACGATCATCGACCCCGTGTGGGACAGCTCGTGGCTGTTGGACGACAGTAGCGGCGTGGGCAAGGTGCTGGCGGACTTCGCGGGTTACCGCGCCTTCCCGGCCCTGACCTCGGTCTTGCTGTGGGTGGCTTACTGGCTCGTGGTCTGGGCGCTGTTGCGCTGGGTGGGCGACAAGCCCGCTCGGGTGCCTACCCCGGCCCCGTCCCGCAATGCATCCTGATTCCGACGTGATGCCGGACTGAATAATGAAGGTTTGATCATGGCTGCTGTACTCGGGAGGGCGACCTCCCGGATCGCCGATTTTCTTCGTGACCATGCCCCGCTGTTGCGCAAGCTGCAGTGGGGCATTGTTGCGTTGTACGCGTTCCTGTTGATCGTGCCCGCGATCATGCCATTGCCCGATAACGCGGCATCGGTGTTCAACAACCTGACCATCGTCGCGCAGTTTGCGTTCTGGGGCGTATGGTGGCCGTTCGTGTTGATATCCATGCCCATCCTGGGCCGCGCCTGGTGCGGCTGGCTGTGCCCCGAAGGCATGCTGACCGAGTGGGCCAGTGAGCGCGGGCAGGGCCGCGCCATTCCGAAATGGATGCGCTGGGGCGGCTGGCCTTTCGTGGCCTTCGCCCTGACCACGGTCTACGGTCAGCTTGTCAGCGTCTATCAATACCCGCTTGCCGTGCTGGTGGTGCTGGGCGGGTCCACCGTGGCGGCGATGATCGTGGGGTGGCGCTACGGCCGCAGCAAGCGCGTGTGGTGCAAGTACCTGTGCCCCGTCAACGGCGTGTTCAATCTGCTGGCCAAGCTCGCGCCCTGGCACTTCAAGGTAGATGAAGAAAAGTGGCGCCATCCGGTCATCCGGATCGAACCCATCAACTGTGCGCCGCTGGTGCCGCTGCGTCACATGAAGGGCGCGGGCGACTGCCATGTGTGCGGGCGCTGCAGCGGCTACCGTGGCGCCATCGAACTGACGCCGCGTTCGCCCGAAGAAGAAATCGTGCATGTCGCCGACGGCGACGCCTGGCAGACCGCCTTGCTGTGCTTTGGTTTGATGGGCATCGCCATCGGCGCCTTTCTCTGGAGCGCCAGCCCCTGGTACGTGACGGCCAAGCAATGGGCCGCGACCTGGCTGGTCGAGCGCGACATCCTGTGGCCGTTGATGGACAACGCGCCCTGGTTCATCTTGACGCACTACCCCGACGTGAACGACAGCTTTTCGTGGCTGGACGGCGCGGGCATCCTGATGTTTGTCGTGGGCGCCACCATCATCGTGGGCGGTGCAAGCTTCCTGTCGCTGTGGATCGCGGACCGGCTTGCGCCCGCGGCTGCCGTGGCCGACGCGCCAGCCTGGCGCTGGATTCGTCCGGGCGTGCACAAGTTGGCGCAGGCGCTGATTCCGTCGGCGGGCATCGGCGTGTTCCTGGGCCTGTCGGCCACCACGGTCAACCTGCTCAAACATGAAGGGGTGCAAGCCGCCTGGGCCGGGCCGGTACGCTTCACGCTGCTGACGCTGGCGGTGCTGTGGACCCTGCGGCTGTTTGCGCGCTTGCTCAAGCCGCGCGTGGCAAGCAGCGTGCGCAAGGTCGCCGCGTGGCTTGTACTGACTGCGGGTCTGGTGCCGTTCTGCCTGGCATGGGTGTTTTTCTTTGCAATCTGGTAAGCACTGCTTGATGGCTGGCGGCGCGACACTGCGATAAAGTGGAATGCCTTGCCGGTCCATCGGCGCTTTGACGTTTACCCGCCAGTTCATGACCTCCTACGCCTTTCGCCTGCTTAACGTCTTTGCATCCACCACCTTCAGCGGCAACCAGCTTTGCGTGTTCGAAGACGCGCGCGGCATGGACGACGCCACGATGCTGAACCTGGCGGCGCAGTTCAATCTTTCCGAAACCACCTTCATCCTGCCGTCTGACAGCGCCGACGCGCGCGTGCGCATCTTCACGCCTGGCTACGAAATGAAGTTCGCGGGACACCCCACGATCGGCACGTCCCAAGTGGTGCGCGAGCTGCGCCAAACGGGCGATGCCCTGATGCTGGAATTTGCCGCGGGCCTTGTGCCGGTGCAAGCACAAGGCGACGCCTGGACATTCACCGCGCCATGCCCGGGTGGCGTCCAGACAGCGACGCCCAAACTGGACCGCGCCGAGATCGCGGCGCTGGTCGGGCTGACCACGGATGACCTTGCGGCCGACCCGATCTGGGTGGACACCGGCGCGGACCAATTGCTGGTGCCCCTGGCCAACGTGGATGCGGTGCGCCGGGCGGCGCCGGACGCATCGAAGCTCAGTCGCTGGCAAGCCAGCAGCCTGGGCCGCAAGACGCTGTACGTGTTTGCGTTTGATGAAGGCAATCTGCGCGATGCTCGCCAGGTGGTGGTGGCGCGCTATTTCTTCGCGAAGGCGGGCGGGGGCGTCGACGAAGATGCGGGCACGGGTTCGGCCTGCGCCAATCTGGGTGGTTGGCTGATACACCAGCAACGGCCCTTGCCGGCCAGCATCCTAGTGGAGCAGGGCGACCAGATGGGCAGGCCGTGTCGCCTGCTGCTGGACGTGCTGGCCGATGGCCGCATCCAGGTGGGTGGCCGCGCCTTGGAAATCGGACGAGGCACCATCAGTATCTGACGGCGCGTCGGCGGAACCGATACGCCAAAAAAAAACGGCGCCTGTGTCAGCCACAGGCGCCGTACTCTCTCTAGGCCTCGGTATGGAACGGGGCCGTCCTGCTACATGCTCTGGCTTACTTGTTCTTGGCGGCGTCGACCTTGATATTGTTCTTCACCTGCTTCACGCCTTCAATGCCACGGGTGACCTTGGCAGCGTGATCGGCTTCAGCCGCCGTGCCCACCGTACCAGTCAGCGTCGCAACGCCGTTATTGGTTTCCACAGCGATATCCAGGGCGCTCAATTGCTTGTCGGCAACATAGGCGGCCTTGATCTTGGTGGTGATGGTGGCGTCGGAGGCGTACTCGCCCACCGACTGTTCGGGCTTGCCGTCATTCGCAGCAAAAGCCATGGAAGTGAAGACAGCGCCAGTTCCCAGTGCGGCGGCGGCGATCAGCTTGCGAAATTCCATAGTCGTGCTCCTTGTTTGTATGGTCTGCCGCGAAAAAAGGCGGCGCGGCAGACGATCAACTTTCTTGTGTAGGGGTATGCGTTCTATCGCCGTGTTCTATTTCTTTTTCAAGGCGCCGCTCAAGATGGACAAGAGCGCCAGCACCAGGAATACGAAGAACAGGATCTTGGCGATACCCGCGGCCCCGGCGGCAATGCCGCCAAAGCCGAGAACCGCCGCGATGATCGCGATAACGAAGAAAACTACGGCGTAATGCAACATGTCAGCTTCTCCAGTGGTTTCGACCGATCAAGGCGGGGCGGTGTTCAGGGATTGCGATCGAAGAAATCCCGGACTTCCTTTTGCGCTTCTTCCTTGGTCTTGCCGTAGCGCTCTTGGATCAGACCGGCCAGGCGTTCGGCATTGCCTTCCGTGCGGGTCAATTCGTCGTCGGTGAGTTCACCCCAGGCGGCTTTGGCCTTGCCAGTCATTTGCTTCCACTTGCCGGCGATGATGTCGTTGTTCATGGTGACCTCTCTTCTTCTCTGCGTGCGACACAAGGCTTATGGCCTATAAGTCTTGCAGTCGCGGTTGACTAGGACACTGATCAGCTAGCCCCCACCGTACGGGCCGCTCCTGGAGCTGTCAAACCTCGCTGTGGGTAAATGTAACAGCGAAAAAGCGGGTTCCTGGCGCGCTTTCCGACGGAAAAAAGAGCAGGTTGGCGACAGAGCAGGAGTTACATTCCGGCAATGTCTTGTCCCCTTTTGAGCGGGCCTCGTAACGGAAGATGCGGGGCTTTTCGAGACGCGCGGCACTGGTTGGGTTGAGGGTGGGCCGGTATAGTCGTGACGGAACACTCAGTGGTTCGACACTTCATGCTTCATCAACGAAAAAGGAAGGGGCACGCATGACGCAACGACTTTGCAGCGCGATTTTGCTGACGTTGGCCGCCATGGCGGCAGTGGGCTGCACGCACGTGACGGATCGGTACCAGGCCACGGCGCCCACGCAGGCGGTGACCACGCCCAGCGCCTGATCGCATCGGCCAAGGCCGTGGGCGGTGCTTGGTATGGCCATGGGCCATATGGCAGTGGCCGCATGGCGGCATGGCCGGGCAATGCAAACGGGGCGCCTCGGCGCCCCGTTTGCGTTTGCGGCGGTTGAGTTACCGCGTGGGTCTATCCACCGTGGTCCAGGGCTACGGCTGCGCGATGCGCTTGGCGATATGGTCCAGCGCCTCTTCCACCTGGTCCACCAGGATCAGGCACAGATCCCCGGCTTGCAGCCGCGCCAAGGCGGTGTCGATAGCCAGGAATTCGCCGTGGATTTCTTCAATGTGCCGCACGCGCGGGGCGCCGACCAGGCCTTCCTGCAACAACGCCAGCACTTCGCCGTCGGCGCGTCCGCGTTGGCATTGGTCTTGGTAAAGCAGCACGTCGTCAAACGCCGCACCCAGGATTGCCGTCTGCATGCGGATGTCTTCGTCGCGGCGGTCGCCCGCCCCGCTGATGACCACTGAACGGCGCTTGGCGGGCATGGCGTCCACCGCACGCACCAGGGCCAGGATCGCGTCGGGATTGTGGCCGTAGTCCGCAATGACCGTGGCGCCGCGGTAGTCGAACACATTGAAGCGTCCGGGCGCGGTCTGGGCGTCGTTGACGAACGTGGCCAAGCCATGGCG
It contains:
- a CDS encoding PHA/PHB synthase family protein, whose translation is MNANLSAGPIPVSVAPEILADIQAEFSREWQRLCDDARRGALVPPADRRFAGDAWAANNSHLLLAHTYLLSARAMQRMVDAAQVSEPMRNRLRFSIMQWVDALSPSNFLALNPDAQQSIVESAGRALNEGLANLLGDVKKGRITQTDESQFEIGRNVAVTPGEVVFENKLFQLIQYAPSTATVHERPLVIVPPNINKFYILDLQPENSFVRYAVEQGYTVFLISWRNPVASDDDGVDRATWTDYLDDAVLQALRVASGITKQPKVNALGFCVGGTMLASALALAEARGEHPVASLTLLTSLLDFHDTGILNVFVDEAHALLRDHQLGNGGLMPGRDLATTFSFLRPNELVWNYVVGNYLKGQKPPPFDLLFWNGDSTNLPGPFFSWYFRNTYLENNLKVPGRAQAAGMPLDLTRLTMPAYIFGSREDHIVPWVSAYASTQLLRGPQRFVLGASGHIAGVVNPPAKKRRSYWVADKLGQKGHEMPGDPNAWFAQATEQAGSWWPDWTAWLADHSGKQVKARTKLGNAKHQPIEPAPGRYVKVRAA
- the phbB gene encoding acetoacetyl-CoA reductase produces the protein MSGKLAYVTGGMGGIGTSICQRLAKDGFRVVAGCGPSRNYQQWLDEQAAQGYTFHASVGNVSDWESTVKAFEKVTAELGGVDVLVNNAGITRDGLFRKMSADDWRAVIDTNLNSLFNVTKQVIEGMVERQWGRIINISSVNGQKGQFGQTNYSTAKAGIHGFTMALAQEVASKGVTVNTISPGYIGTDMVRAIRPEVLEKIVATIPVRRLGTPEEIASMTSWLASDESGFSTGADFSLNGGLHMG
- the phaR gene encoding polyhydroxyalkanoate synthesis repressor PhaR, giving the protein MTQAQTGASLRLIKKYPNRRLYDTRTSTYITLADVKQLVLANEEFQVVDAKSGEDLTRSILLQIILEEESGGMPMFSSNMLSQIIRFYGHAMQGIMGSYLEKNIQAFMEIQTRMAEQSKGLYGSQFGPEAWTQFMNVQTPMLQNMMNNYIDQSKNLFVQMQDQMQDQTRAMFSTFPFTPGSTPGQGRK
- a CDS encoding iron transporter, which gives rise to MIKKALALAIVALSVSAANAAEYPIGKPAEKGGMEIGAVYLQPIEMDPPGMMRPAKDSDVHLEADIHATAGNKTGFPEGEWVPYLVVNFEIQKVGSQNVQKGTFMPMVANDGPHYGDNVKLEGPGKYKLKYTILPPSQNKMAHFGRHIDKETGVGPWFEPFELDYEFVYAGTGKKGGY
- a CDS encoding cupredoxin domain-containing protein — protein: MAPAQAAELPTFTLRFKPDGTFEPATLEVPAGRFKIELINESNEPVEFESIPLRKEKVLGPGVKSFVVITISRPGEYPFFDDFHQAVKGTLVVKPKE
- a CDS encoding FTR1 family iron permease; translated protein: MEQVLFIVWRESVEALLVVGILYTWLRATPEGKRGLNYLWGGVAAGLALAVALALVLLGVSSWLSDEGQEWFQAIMSLAACALVVQMVVWMKKHGRTLKSELESGARSSVANDNWWGLFVLVAIAVAREGSETVVFLYGTVSAGEGGSDMLMLALAGVAGFAVALLTFWLLQLGGKLITWRRFFRVTEILLLLLAGSLLVSGLDHLISLDVLPTIIDPVWDSSWLLDDSSGVGKVLADFAGYRAFPALTSVLLWVAYWLVVWALLRWVGDKPARVPTPAPSRNAS
- a CDS encoding 4Fe-4S binding protein translates to MAAVLGRATSRIADFLRDHAPLLRKLQWGIVALYAFLLIVPAIMPLPDNAASVFNNLTIVAQFAFWGVWWPFVLISMPILGRAWCGWLCPEGMLTEWASERGQGRAIPKWMRWGGWPFVAFALTTVYGQLVSVYQYPLAVLVVLGGSTVAAMIVGWRYGRSKRVWCKYLCPVNGVFNLLAKLAPWHFKVDEEKWRHPVIRIEPINCAPLVPLRHMKGAGDCHVCGRCSGYRGAIELTPRSPEEEIVHVADGDAWQTALLCFGLMGIAIGAFLWSASPWYVTAKQWAATWLVERDILWPLMDNAPWFILTHYPDVNDSFSWLDGAGILMFVVGATIIVGGASFLSLWIADRLAPAAAVADAPAWRWIRPGVHKLAQALIPSAGIGVFLGLSATTVNLLKHEGVQAAWAGPVRFTLLTLAVLWTLRLFARLLKPRVASSVRKVAAWLVLTAGLVPFCLAWVFFFAIW
- a CDS encoding PhzF family phenazine biosynthesis protein, translating into MTSYAFRLLNVFASTTFSGNQLCVFEDARGMDDATMLNLAAQFNLSETTFILPSDSADARVRIFTPGYEMKFAGHPTIGTSQVVRELRQTGDALMLEFAAGLVPVQAQGDAWTFTAPCPGGVQTATPKLDRAEIAALVGLTTDDLAADPIWVDTGADQLLVPLANVDAVRRAAPDASKLSRWQASSLGRKTLYVFAFDEGNLRDARQVVVARYFFAKAGGGVDEDAGTGSACANLGGWLIHQQRPLPASILVEQGDQMGRPCRLLLDVLADGRIQVGGRALEIGRGTISI
- a CDS encoding BON domain-containing protein, with amino-acid sequence MEFRKLIAAAALGTGAVFTSMAFAANDGKPEQSVGEYASDATITTKIKAAYVADKQLSALDIAVETNNGVATLTGTVGTAAEADHAAKVTRGIEGVKQVKNNIKVDAAKNK
- a CDS encoding DUF1328 domain-containing protein — translated: MLHYAVVFFVIAIIAAVLGFGGIAAGAAGIAKILFFVFLVLALLSILSGALKKK
- a CDS encoding CsbD family protein, with the translated sequence MNNDIIAGKWKQMTGKAKAAWGELTDDELTRTEGNAERLAGLIQERYGKTKEEAQKEVRDFFDRNP